Genomic segment of Camelus bactrianus isolate YW-2024 breed Bactrian camel chromosome 33, ASM4877302v1, whole genome shotgun sequence:
TGGGGAAGCTTGCCTGGAATTCTACTTGGGTAGAGTGGCAGTGCCACCCACAGGCCGTGGAGAGggttttcaggttttctttaGCGGGGACGTTACTACCGGAGAAGATCTCCTCAGCCAAGAGCAGATTACAATACTCATAACAAGAGCTAACATTTCTTGAGCGTGATATGCCGGGAGCTCTTCTGAGTGATTTTCCTGACATCTTTCAAAATAACCTTGCGTAGTAGGTGGTCACATTATGTCTCCGGTGACCTACTAGAAAGTTCCGTGACTGTCAAAAACCCACGTTCTCAGcgcctgggttcacctagaagtgCTGCCTCTCCACCAACTCGGGCTGAAAATGATGCGGGAAATAGAAGACTCTCACCATCATACACATCCCAAGTAGACACTTCAGAAATCCAGAATCTAAATAAAAGGCAGCTCTGCCTTCTGTCCTTCGCACCTGCCCAAATTATAGTTATCCGTAGCTTCCAAGGCACCCTGGAGTGTTATGATGATGATGAATGAGAACATATGTGAACCTTTAAGCATCTACGTTAGCTACACAATATATAGCATATTCCTGGGGTGAGAAAGGGAAGATAACagttcattctgtttctttttaaaaagttggtgaTGTGAAAATGGCCCAGGCATATAACCGATGAGGTCAGTGTATGACACACGGGGGAGAAAAACAGTTTAATGTTTGGAATCAGAAAAACTCAttggctaagaaaaaaaaaagtcacatactGGCTGGGTGTCTTTGGAAAACTTATCTAATCTCTCTgaggttctgttttctccctAAAAATGGAATTATTGTGAAATTCTACCTCACAAGGTTACCGAGGGTTATTGGAAATCATGCATGCGAAGGGCTTTTGTCCATTTCAAAATGCAGTGCGAACGTTCAATTACTATTAGTGCTGAAGCCTCTGACTCCCGGTACAGGGCTCCTTACAGAGCTTTCTTGCCTATGTACTTTAATGAGGAAAAATTAAGCCTTGGCTGTTTTAGACTGAGGAGCATGACAGCATCAGTAGGGGCTGCACATCAGTGACCCAGAACAGCTTAGGGACAACAGAGACCCCGGGGTGCTGCTCTGTGCCACGTGGTTGGGGTGACCTGCCCCCTTGTCTGCTCTGGTAGTGTGATGGCCCCATTCCTGCAGTGACAGGGAGAATTCCTGGCTGTGGCTCTTCCCAGAGCAGGGCCACTGTCACGACCACCAACCAGGCAGAGCCCTTCAAGGGCAGTTTTCCTGGAGAGGGATGGAGAAAGCGGTCCTGAGGCAGCGCAACAAGCAAATATAGTCCATACCACCAGCTCGAGTTTCCAGAGACTTGGCCCCcgctcctcccttctctctccacccTTCCTCCCAAGTGTAAAATGTCCGGGTTCTGCCAGAGCCCCCAGCACCTGTCCACTGCCCTTTGGAGCTGAATGGCACCATCTCCTTGATCTGATCTCCCTGAAGATTTGGCAAGGCCTTTGTAGCCACCCCAGCTACTTCTGCAGGCAAAACGGAAACCCTCAGCTCCAGCTTGAATTCTTAGGAGTCACCCCATATCTCCTTCCCTCTTGGATTTCTTCAGCCCCAGTTATCAGATCCCAGAGCAAGCTGCCCTGACCCTCCTCAGTCTTTGCACCACTCCAGGCAGGCGGGCAAGCGGAAGGACTGGTCTGGGGACCGGTGTTTACACCTGTTTGTCTCAGTGTCTGTTTCACCTCCACCTCTGTGTGGCAATCCTGCCAGTGCCCGTGGGGGCCTCTCTACAGGGCTCGAAGTGGGTTGGAGGGACCtgattggggggggggcaggtatCGTGGCTCCAAAGCTCTAGAGCATGTCTTTCAGCTGGCCtggattttatttgtttgttcctttgttccTCCCCTTTCACCCAGGTCTGCAGCCAAATCTTCTCCCCTTTCCACAGCAGCAAAACTCGCTCCTCCTCCCGCAGACTGGGCCTGGCTTGACGTCCCAGGTAAACACCCATGTTCTTCCTGTCTCCTCTAGGAATGTCTCCGCTCTTGATGGAGTTAAGCTCCTTGGTTTCTCCCGCCTCCTTGGTTTCTTCCCACCTTCTCAGTGGTGGGCCTACTGCTCTGGGAGGAGGGGATAGCAGAGGATTATCCCTGTTGGCACATGGGGAAATTCAAACACAGCCAGGGGAAATGACTGACCCAGTACCAGCGGTGGAGCCAGAATTAGAACCCAGAGATTCCAGCTCCTGGGCTAGCCTGCTCTGTAACGCAGGCACTCTGAGTATTCCAGCCCTGATCAGACCCTAGCATCACTCTTCTTAGAACCAGGGGTCAGCCAACTTTCCAGGGATGCCATGGTGaccaccagccctgcccaggtGCTCTCAAGCCCTAAGTTGGAGACCACCATCCAATAGGCCTGCTGTCCCAAGAACTCAAAGCCAGGgtctctctgggcctctctcAAGAACCACTCTTCTAGACTGCCTCCTGCAGGGACACATGTGCAGGTCAGGAGGACTGAGGTCTGCAAGAGGGCCATTAGCAGAGTTTTGCAGAGCCCCAGGGTGCCACACAGCACCTGTTTGCCAATTAGAAAAAAAGGCACCTCTTCTTCTGGCCAGACGTGGCCTCTTGCCAGAGACTGTGGTTTGACCAGAGCAGCAGGAGCTGTATTGtagctgctgcccctcccctcatCTCGGTGCCCTCCGTGCAGTTAATAACCTGCATCGCTGCATGAGCTGGCTCTGCAGAAACGGATGTGTAGGAGAGCTGGGAATGACTACAGGCATCCAAATGTCCCTTCTCTGTGCTAAGATCCCCACGGACCACCAAGGACCCTGGCTTTACAGGGCTAGAGAGGCCACTGAAGGCGTCTGGAAAAGGGGAGGGTGCCATCTAGTGGCTATTAGAAATGGGGACGCCAGAGTCCTGAGCTCCTGGACTTCCTCCTGACTGCTCTCCTCAGAGTCTCATCCTCATAGACTGAGACCTGGAAGAGATCTTAGAGCTGAAGATCAACTCTCGCGTCTTATAACATGAGAGCCCGGGCAAGGCTAGAAGCAGAGAGACTGTTCAGAAGGGTATTGAGATCATTGTGGGCAGCAGTAAAGGGACTGGCTTAGGGTTGTGGCAATGAGGATAGGTAGGAGGGGGTGACTGAGGGATGTTTGGGGAGGTTAACTCAATGCAATGTACCACCTGATTGAATGTGAAGTGGGGAGGGAGAATGGCTAGCAAAgaatccaataaatatttgtcagacACAAGAGCAAAAGGATTCGTGAAAGGAAGCCTCAGAGAGGACGGAGGCTTTGTCCTAAGGGGCTGGTCTGTGCTACCCACTCCCCACCAAACAGGATCAAATCCTAATGGTTTCAACTCCTTCTGTTCTAAAAGACCTTCCACTGGGGAAAAAGAGTCTCTAACTCCTCCCTGGTCATCATGAGGCTGCCTGTCTGAATGGTAACCCTGAGTATCTTGGAAGAGGGGAATAAAGTTAACCCCAGGctaggaaaagagaaaactgggaaggagagaggaggtggaCTTAGGTCACATTATCCACCTGAGCAGCGGCCCCTGCACCAGACACAGTGTCCATTAGGACCCCAAGCCTGGGTTCCATTCCTTCTTTGTGGACGAGCTGGAGTTACTCCTGACCCCAAATGGGCACAACGGGGATCCCAGGTGGAAGGGTCTGTTTCCCTATGAAAATAAACTAAAGAAAGACTATCTCCTGACAACCACAAATGAGGTCAAGGTGAGCTTAGGTAGCACTGGAATAgctttgattattaaaaaaagacaaaatgctcACATGAAGGAAAACGACGGTTTAGAAAGTAAAGTGGCAGTCACAGAGTCTGGAATTTTATGGAAATTCTATGAATGTAGTGAGCCTCAGATGTCATCTGCTATCTTCAGTTAATGCCCGTTGAACACCTCAGCTACTTTGCTTTGTGGAAAAGAACAGACAAGACAAACAACCTTTTCCTCATCCCATTCTGGAATTTGTTTTGGGGATCTTTGTAAACAAGCCTGCTAGCTCCTTTTATGGTGGAAAACGAAAGGAGGAAGTTACCTGCTCAGAGTCAAACAGTGAGTCATAGACTAAAACCCAGAGAGGCTACCACCTCCCTGTCCCACACTCCTACTGTTTCTACCCTAGCTGTTCTAGCTATTGTCTAGTCCCTTCATAGAAAATCCAATTTCCACTTCCACACCATTGAAATAATAGGAACCCAATGTATCCAATCTGTCATCCTCTAAGTGGGCCTATTGGTACAAAATATCAGAAATTGCCATTTGATCTGTTGACTGTTTGTGGATTTCCCTGGTGTGTCCCTTCTCAGGCAGTTGGGCGCCCTGGGCTGCCAGGATCCTCTTTAGAACCCCATCTGGAAGCGTCCCAGCATCTCCCAGTGCCCAAGCACCTCCCCAGCTCTGGAGGGGCGGATGAGCCCAGCGacctggaggagctggagaagTTTGCCAAGACCTTCAAGCAGCGGCGCATTAAGCTGGGCTTCACACAGGTCTGGTTTGGGGCCAGGAGATGGAAGAGATCAGGTTGAGTGAGTAGAGACTGGGAATCCCAAGTGTAAGTTTCAAGAGTAAGCTAAGATTGACTGTGTTTGGGGCAAGCTCATCGTGTTCCTGTGGTCCCTGAGGATAAGGTACAGTTGCCATTGGTAGGGAGACCAGGGACACTGctggcagagaggagaggaatGAGAACCAGGCGAGGCGCTAGGCACATGGGCACACTCAGAGCCCATGCAGAGTCTagggagagaaagaaaccaaTGCTCCATCTTAGAGAGAAAAAACCAGGACGGGAGCCAGGGTGATGGTCAGGTGCTCAAAGGATCGCTGGGTGTGTGATAGATGCTAGGGTGGTGGGGGATGTGGACAAAGAAGAGAAGGAGCCTGCCTCTCAAgttcctccctctccacccctacACGCAGGGGGACGTGGGGCTGGCGATGGGAAAGCTCTATGGCAATGACTTCAGCCAGACGACCATCTCAAGATTTGAGGCCCTCAATCTGAGCTTCAAGAACATGTGCAAGCTGAAGCCACTGCTGGAGAAGTGGCTGAATGATGCAGGTGGGCCTCAGCGACACAAGGGTGGAGGGTCTGCAGGGAAGGGGCTGGTGACCTGTCTGTGTTGGGGCTTTAGGCTGTCAACACATAAccccctttcttctcctcctgaGACTGGAACCCACTGAGAATAAGACACAGGAGACAAGCAAGTGGAGACGAGAATATCAGCTCCACTACTGATAACACCATGGAGGACATGGCTTTATGCCGTGGCCATGAAGACCTTCCCCTTTCCGTAGCTTACGCCAGACCCACCCAGCCCAGACCTTTGGACAGCTCGCCAGAGACAAGGTTGGGTCTGCAAAGCAAACCCACGTACCCAGGTAGCTGTCTAGACTAGATCTAGGTAAAGGGGATAGGAAAGTGGGTTCTCTAGGGTCTCCTGGCCGGAAGGAGCAGTCACAGGCACAACACGAGGTCTTTATCTGGCTAATTCTTGAGGACGTTTTCAGAGGGCAGGGAATTACTGTGAGCTAGGCTGGCTGGAAGGGCTTACAGCACGAGTGGGGTCTGCAGGAGGATTCAGTCAGGAGTGGTGGCCTGGCCAGGAGGTCAAGGGGCAAAGCCAAGGGCAAAACGTTTGGAATAATGAGTGAAGGAGTTTGGTGTCATGGAAAAGCATGGAACAGGCTTTCTCAGCCACGGTGTTCTCCATGTCCTGGGCCAGACGATGCTTTGTTGAAGGTGGAGGGCCTATGACTTGCAGGATTTTAGCAGCATCCTCGGTCTCTACCCACTTAATGCCGGTAGTACTTGTCCCCTGTTGAGACAtgcaaaaatgtctccagatactgccaaatgtcccctggaggAGTGGTGGGAGTACAGAATCGCCCCTGgtggagaaccactggtctaggtggagagggagggagcagagccagggccagggctgggctctAGTCAGGAGATACAAGTGGGTTAGTGGTTACTgtggagaaggagggaagagggggtgggCAGTCAAGGGTGTGTCTCTCTGGGAAGTCCCTCCATGTAGAAACacgggaggggagaggaagctcCCCTCAGCCGACTGTCCCTTAGGCAGCTTTTACTGGAGCTCTGAAGTGAAAAGTATGATCAGAGAGTCTTCGAGTCTTTGGGAAAGGACATTTCAGATCATTTCTAGTGCGGTCCCCTATCTGTGCGTGAATCCTTCCTGAGGGTCATCCCTGCCTATCCATCTGACAGTGTCAGCTCCGACACTAACATGGAAAAGGAAGTGGCTTCTACACCAACATTTGGCCCCCAAGTGTCATCGCTTTTAGCTCAGAACACCAGTTCCCCTTTTCCTCGTTACTCACATCCAGGCATACTTGTAAAAGACAGACTCATGAGTGTTGCTTGTAGGAGCTCTGCCTGCACCCCCTCACACCCACACATGCCGCTGATGTCTGGGTGTCCCTGAACCATGACCGCAAACACTGGAGGCACTGCTGTGGGAGGCGTGGAGGACCTTTGCCCAGAGAAACGAGGAGAAGCAGGATTCCTGGTCTGTCCTGGCTCCCCTgcggcggggagggggctggtccTGACAACGCCACTGCAGAGCCCACTGGGAAGGGCCATTGGACCTCAGGTCCGACAAGGCAGAGCCTGAGCCGGTtgccttcccttctctgagcctcccctGCTCTCTCACCTCCCCGCAGAATCCTCTCCGTCAGACCCCTCAGTGAGCACCCCCAGCTCTTACCCCACCCTCAGTGAAGTgtttgggaggaagaggaagaagcgGACCAGCATCGAGACCAACATCCGCCTGACTCTGGAGAAAAGATTTCAAGATGTGAGTGGCTCCTttgggtgggagtgggtgggCCGACTTGCACAGGTGGGTGAGCAGGTGCACACAGGCCCCTTGGCACCATACACCTGCCCTGGGAAAGGGTAGAAAGCAGAGACCCACTCCCTCTCTAGGCGCCCAGGTGTCTGAGTGAAAGGCTGGGTTCCAGCAATTTCCTCCCCCTCTGACCCTTCTTGCCCTGACATCTATTTGGGGCCCATTGTCCCTCCCGCAGGGAGATTTAAAGAATAGGGTATAGAGTCCCAGAAGAGAGCGTATCTCTGTGTCCAGCTGAGATAAAGGGAGCAAACCCAGGACATTGTatgtaagttctttttttttttttttttttttgcattgttttgTGCTTTTCAAACTGTAAATGTAACAAATGCTCATTGCAAACAATTTGGAAAACACAGGCAAGTAGGAAAAACGTCCACCGTCAAATGCCATCTAAATATGTACCTTCTATTCCTTCTTCTATGCACATCTAAATACTTGTGATCATAttacatatgtacattttttttgaaCTTGCAGCAAAAGCATATTCTTGAGTCAGGATGCGGAAGCTAAGAAGACCAGCTATGTGCCCCTTGGGAGCTGGGGGAGAGATGAGAGATAAACAGGTGTGGTCTGAGCAGCTTCTAATCAGGATCCCTTAGGTACCAGCCTCCAGAGCTTCCATCCGCACCACAGAGATCCCAAAGGATGGGCTGGTGGCCTAGTTCCCCTTGCAGGCCCCAGGCCTCCAGGACAATCTGCCCCTCTAGCAGATCGTCCAGTGCCTCTGACTCAGGATTTGATAGCTCCATCCTGCTGGCAGGATGACAAGAGCTGGCTTTTCCTTCCAATTAAGTCTCTTAGAGCAGCAAGAGTAAGGGAGGGTgtagaagggagagaaaggggctAAGATCACAGACTGGGTTGGGGTGGGAAGGGTCAAAACAAGGGAGTgatgaatatatatttgaatagtatatataggtatatatatatgtatctccccTCTGTAGTCCTGATGGGTCCCCTTGTTTTAACTTTATCATTTCCCATTTTGATATAGACAGGAAGAAATGACATGAGAAAAGGTTGTCAGGTGATGAGGAAAGAACAGGGCAGAGCATGGGATCTGGGGAGTCTGCCTGCCCCACATCACTCAGCACTGGGCTCCTCTTCTCAGAACTTCTGGAGGAGTGGGAGAAAAGCCTCTCCTCTGTGTCAGGGCCTGTGCGTTGCAGTTgacacacattttctcatttaatattctCAGTAATCCCTATATGGTTGGCATTATTACTCTCCTTTCATAGACGttaagactgaggctcagagaggttcagaaaGTTTCCGAAGGCCACAGAAGAAGTGCTAAAGACAGCACTCCATCCTAGGTCAAATTCTAAAGCTTTCCATCCATCTGTCGTTCTGTCCTGCTTCCTTGGGTCATCTGTCCCCCACCAGCAATTCTTGatcctgtttcctcctcctcctgacgACTCTACCCCTTCGCTTTCTGTAGAACCCCAAGCCCAGCTCAGAGGAGATCTCCATGATTGCAGAGCAGTTGTCCATGGAGAAGGAGGTGGTGAGGGTCTGGTTCTGCAACCGACGCCAAAAGGAGAAGCGAATCAACTGCC
This window contains:
- the POU2F3 gene encoding POU domain, class 2, transcription factor 3 isoform X5 — translated: MVNLESMHPDIKMSGDVADSTDARSALSQVETGNDRNGLDFNRQIKTEDLSDSLQQTLSHRPCHLSQGPAMMPGNQMSGDMPSLHPLQQLVLVPGHLQSVSQFLLSQTQPGQQGLQPNLLPFPQQQNSLLLPQTGPGLTSQAVGRPGLPGSSLEPHLEASQHLPVPKHLPSSGGADEPSDLEELEKFAKTFKQRRIKLGFTQGDVGLAMGKLYGNDFSQTTISRFEALNLSFKNMCKLKPLLEKWLNDAESSPSDPSVSTPSSYPTLSEVFGRKRKKRTSIETNIRLTLEKRFQDNPKPSSEEISMIAEQLSMEKEVVRVWFCNRRQKEKRINCPVATPIKSPMYSSRLVSPSGSLGPLSVPPVHSTMPGTVTSSCSPGNNSRPSSPGAGLHASSPTASQNNSKAAMNSSSSFNSSGSWYRWNHPTYLH
- the POU2F3 gene encoding POU domain, class 2, transcription factor 3 isoform X6 codes for the protein MVNLESMHPDIKMSGDVADSTDARSALSQVETGNDRNGLDFNRQIKTEDLSDSLQQTLSHRPCHLSQGPAMMPGNQMSGDMPSLHPLQQLVLVPGHLQSVSQFLLSQTQPGQQGLQPNLLPFPQQQNSLLLPQTGPGLTSQAVGRPGLPGSSLEPHLEASQHLPVPKHLPSSGGADEPSDLEELEKFAKTFKQRRIKLGFTQGDVGLAMGKLYGNDFSQTTISRFEALNLSFKNMCKLKPLLEKWLNDAESSPSDPSVSTPSSYPTLSEVFGRKRKKRTSIETNIRLTLEKRFQDNPKPSSEEISMIAEQLSMEKEVVRVWFCNRRQKEKRINCPVATPIKSPMYSSRLVSGQKPSCLPSTGGDKAWRAKSFPIYVCLPLGLWAPSLSLPSTAPCLEQ
- the POU2F3 gene encoding POU domain, class 2, transcription factor 3 isoform X4, yielding MMPGNQMSGDMPSLHPLQQLVLVPGHLQSVSQFLLSQTQPGQQGLQPNLLPFPQQQNSLLLPQTGPGLTSQAVGRPGLPGSSLEPHLEASQHLPVPKHLPSSGGADEPSDLEELEKFAKTFKQRRIKLGFTQGDVGLAMGKLYGNDFSQTTISRFEALNLSFKNMCKLKPLLEKWLNDAESSPSDPSVSTPSSYPTLSEVFGRKRKKRTSIETNIRLTLEKRFQDNPKPSSEEISMIAEQLSMEKEVVRVWFCNRRQKEKRINCPVATPIKSPMYSSRLVSPSGSLGPLSVPPVHSTMPGTDLGTDGIIPPTSTETKKFLLFRLALYSPLEGRESCLLCTDRLLSGDGRESPLSMSPNSRLLQEQEPLGIQTVIEPFGDPVLFLETHAPPRSLPFLPSLPVPLSSNPYYFRRLHCGSGPSEKGPLATVHQCIFSSFWAQPFA